A window of the Desulfurobacterium atlanticum genome harbors these coding sequences:
- a CDS encoding FoF1 ATP synthase subunit delta/epsilon, which produces MAVKKGLHTVDLKIASLTGKHFGGKAKEVYVDMDDSMIGVLPAHQPEFYKFNAASVSFINENGEEEKYYVYDGFLEIEQDQVLVAVKDIYKPGEITVDEVKEEIKSMEKEIESLPEEEVDKKRKLEEELEKKKVLLQKLMFS; this is translated from the coding sequence ATGGCTGTTAAGAAAGGTTTACATACAGTTGATTTAAAAATAGCATCTTTAACAGGTAAGCATTTTGGTGGTAAAGCAAAAGAAGTTTATGTAGATATGGATGATTCAATGATAGGTGTTTTACCTGCCCATCAACCTGAATTTTACAAGTTTAATGCTGCTTCAGTTTCTTTTATTAACGAGAATGGAGAAGAAGAAAAGTATTATGTTTATGACGGATTTCTTGAGATAGAGCAGGATCAGGTTCTTGTTGCTGTAAAAGATATTTATAAACCTGGTGAAATTACTGTTGATGAAGTAAAAGAAGAGATAAAGTCTATGGAAAAAGAGATAGAATCTCTTCCTGAGGAAGAGGTTGATAAAAAAAGAAAGCTTGAAGAAGAACTTGAGAAGAAAAAGGTGTTACTTCAAAAGTTGATGTTTTCTTAA
- the fbp gene encoding class 1 fructose-bisphosphatase — protein MPLITYLFQKAVENPLIDDDLVLIIGEITSATKTIAGKVRKAALLDILGSAEKVNVQGEVVQKLDELANSIITDTLKCTGKACMLASEEVEDCLILSDTGYSIAFDPLDGSSNIDVNVSIGTIFSIHKGDIKKPGKEQIAAGYVIYGPSTMLVLALPGFVSVFILDPESGNFILVEDNFKMPEKGKIYSINEANYNKWVDDGLRKFIDSLKEEKYTLRYVGSMVADVHRTLFKGGIFIYPADVKNRNGKLRLLYEASPMAFIIENAGGLATTGEKPILEVVPEKLHQRVPVILGSKYEVGKCIEYLKNG, from the coding sequence ATACCTTTAATAACATATCTTTTTCAGAAAGCTGTGGAAAATCCGTTGATAGATGATGATCTTGTTCTTATAATAGGAGAAATAACTTCAGCCACAAAAACAATTGCAGGAAAAGTAAGAAAAGCAGCTCTTCTTGATATTCTTGGTTCTGCTGAGAAAGTTAATGTTCAGGGAGAGGTTGTTCAAAAACTTGATGAACTTGCAAACAGTATTATTACTGATACCCTTAAATGTACCGGAAAAGCCTGTATGCTTGCTTCTGAAGAAGTAGAGGATTGTCTTATTCTTTCAGATACAGGTTATTCTATCGCTTTTGATCCTCTTGATGGTTCTTCAAATATTGATGTTAATGTCAGTATAGGGACGATTTTTTCCATTCATAAAGGGGATATAAAAAAACCTGGTAAAGAACAGATAGCTGCTGGATATGTGATATATGGGCCAAGCACTATGTTAGTTCTTGCGCTTCCCGGGTTTGTTTCTGTTTTTATTCTTGACCCTGAAAGTGGAAACTTTATTCTTGTTGAGGATAACTTTAAAATGCCTGAAAAGGGGAAAATTTATTCAATTAACGAGGCTAACTATAACAAATGGGTGGATGATGGCTTAAGAAAATTTATAGATAGCTTAAAAGAGGAGAAGTATACTTTAAGATATGTCGGTTCAATGGTTGCCGATGTTCACAGGACCCTTTTTAAAGGGGGAATTTTTATATATCCTGCAGATGTTAAAAATAGAAATGGTAAGTTAAGGCTTCTTTATGAAGCAAGTCCTATGGCTTTTATAATTGAAAATGCTGGCGGTCTTGCAACCACAGGAGAAAAACCGATACTTGAGGTTGTTCCTGAAAAACTTCATCAGCGAGTTCCTGTTATTCTTGGCAGTAAATATGAAGTTGGAAAATGTATTGAATATTTAAAAAACGGATAG
- a CDS encoding gamma-glutamylcyclotransferase family protein has protein sequence MFHLLFVYGTLMSGFSANIFLSDTSFVGYGILYGGKLVHLKEGYPAVVEGNGRVFGEVYQVDYSTLKAIDFFEEFFEDFPSHSLYLRVKKPVKLLPYNDFVDAWVYFLNSSLVSIDYMEILSGNWREFLKKFLMI, from the coding sequence ATGTTTCATCTTCTTTTTGTCTATGGAACATTAATGTCTGGTTTCTCTGCTAACATTTTTCTTTCAGATACAAGTTTTGTAGGTTATGGAATTCTCTATGGCGGAAAATTAGTGCATTTAAAGGAGGGGTATCCAGCTGTTGTTGAAGGAAATGGAAGAGTTTTTGGAGAGGTTTATCAGGTAGATTATTCTACACTTAAGGCTATTGATTTTTTTGAAGAATTTTTTGAAGATTTTCCCAGTCATAGTTTATATTTGAGGGTTAAAAAGCCTGTTAAATTACTTCCTTACAATGATTTTGTTGATGCATGGGTTTATTTTTTAAATTCCTCTTTGGTATCCATTGATTATATGGAAATTCTCTCAGGTAATTGGCGAGAGTTTCTTAAGAAATTTTTAATGATATAA
- the atpD gene encoding F0F1 ATP synthase subunit beta produces the protein MAEHKGKIVQIVGPVIDVEFEDGKLPELYHALYIPDVKQVTWDGKVTKGKLYLEVHQHLGDNKVRCVAFGATEGLKRGMEVVDTGDYLKVPVGHATRGRIFNVVGEPIDEGGEVKAEEYWPIHRSAPPLTEQKSTAEIFETGIKVIDLLEPYAKGGKTGLFGGAGVGKTVLLMELIHNVAMKHGGFSVFAGVGERTREGTDLWLEMKESGVLENTVLVYGQMNEPPGNRWRVAMTGVTMAEYFRDVEGRDMMFFVDNMFRFIQAGSEVSALLGRIPSEVGYQPTLATEVGALQERITSTTKGSITSVQAIYVPADDFTDPAPFTLFAHLDATTVLSRALAEQGIYPAVDPLESTSRMLAPEYVGERHYKVAREVQRYLQRYKELLEIIAILGMEELSEEDKLVVHRARRIQLFLTQPFHVAEVFTGMPGRYVTIEETIEGFEKIVNGELDHLPENAFYMVGNIEEAIEKGEKLMKEAEAKA, from the coding sequence ATGGCTGAGCACAAAGGAAAGATAGTTCAAATTGTAGGACCTGTTATAGATGTTGAATTTGAAGATGGAAAGCTACCAGAGCTTTATCATGCTCTTTATATCCCTGATGTTAAGCAGGTAACGTGGGATGGAAAAGTTACTAAAGGGAAATTATATCTTGAAGTGCATCAGCACCTTGGTGATAACAAAGTAAGATGTGTTGCTTTTGGTGCTACTGAAGGGCTTAAAAGAGGAATGGAAGTTGTTGATACCGGAGATTATTTAAAAGTTCCTGTTGGTCATGCTACAAGGGGAAGGATTTTCAACGTTGTTGGAGAGCCTATTGATGAAGGTGGAGAAGTCAAAGCTGAAGAATACTGGCCAATTCATAGATCTGCTCCTCCTCTTACTGAGCAAAAGTCAACAGCAGAGATTTTTGAAACAGGTATTAAGGTTATAGACCTTCTTGAGCCTTATGCTAAGGGTGGAAAAACAGGACTGTTTGGTGGTGCTGGTGTTGGTAAGACGGTTCTTCTAATGGAACTTATCCATAACGTTGCCATGAAACATGGTGGTTTTTCTGTTTTTGCAGGTGTTGGAGAGAGGACCAGAGAAGGTACAGACCTCTGGCTTGAGATGAAAGAATCTGGCGTTCTTGAAAATACTGTTCTTGTTTACGGTCAGATGAACGAGCCTCCAGGAAATAGATGGCGTGTTGCCATGACTGGAGTTACAATGGCTGAGTATTTCCGTGATGTTGAAGGCCGTGATATGATGTTTTTCGTTGATAACATGTTTAGATTTATTCAGGCTGGTTCTGAGGTTTCAGCTCTTTTAGGTAGAATTCCATCTGAGGTTGGTTATCAGCCAACACTTGCAACAGAAGTTGGTGCTCTACAGGAAAGGATTACATCTACCACAAAAGGTTCTATTACCTCAGTTCAGGCTATTTACGTTCCTGCTGATGACTTTACAGACCCGGCTCCGTTTACTCTGTTTGCTCACCTTGATGCCACAACTGTTCTTTCAAGGGCGCTTGCAGAGCAGGGTATCTATCCAGCGGTTGATCCACTTGAATCAACATCAAGAATGCTTGCTCCTGAATATGTAGGAGAAAGACACTACAAAGTTGCAAGGGAAGTTCAAAGATATCTTCAAAGGTATAAAGAGCTCCTTGAAATTATTGCTATTTTAGGTATGGAAGAGCTTTCTGAAGAGGATAAGCTTGTTGTTCACAGGGCAAGAAGAATTCAGCTATTCCTTACTCAGCCGTTCCACGTAGCAGAAGTATTTACAGGAATGCCTGGTAGATATGTTACTATTGAAGAGACTATTGAAGGTTTTGAAAAGATTGTTAATGGGGAGCTTGACCATCTTCCAGAAAACGCGTTTTACATGGTTGGAAATATAGAAGAGGCTATAGAGAAAGGTGAAAAACTTATGAAAGAAGCAGAAGCTAAAGCTTAA